The following proteins are encoded in a genomic region of Musa acuminata AAA Group cultivar baxijiao chromosome BXJ2-11, Cavendish_Baxijiao_AAA, whole genome shotgun sequence:
- the LOC135626743 gene encoding fumarate hydratase 1, mitochondrial, whose translation MAMMVAAARRLAGRSGVAPALSNVVLRSATLQTMAGAFREERDTFGPIMVPADRLWGAQTQRSLQNFDIGGEREQMPEPIIRAFGVLKKCAAKVNMEYGLDPTVGKAIMQAAQEVAEGKLNDHFPLVIWQTGSGTQSNMNANEVIANRAAEILGHKRGEKFVHPNDHVNRSQSSNDTFPTVMHIAAAVEINSRFIPSLKQLHSSLHTKSLEFKDIVKIGRTHTQDATPLTLGQEFSGYTTQVKYGIERIIGTLPRMYQLAQGGTAVGTGLNTKKGFDVKIASAVAEETNLSFVTAENKFEALAAHDAFVETSGALNTISASLMKIANDIRLLGSGPRCGLGELILPENEPGSSIMPGKVNPTQCEALTMVCAQVMGNHVAITVGGSNGHFELNVYKPLIASGLLRSLRLLGDASASFEKNCVRGIKANHQRISKLLHESLMLVTSLNPKIGYDNAAAVAKKAHKEGTTLKDAALNLNVLTAEEFDELVVPEKMLGPSD comes from the exons ATGGCGATGATGGTTGCGGCGGCACGGCGGCTCGCGGGCCGATCCGGTGTGGCGCCGGCGTTGTCGAACGTGGTGCTCCGCTCGGCGACACTGCAGACCATGGCGGGCGCGTTCAGGGAGGAGCGGGACACCTTCGGTCCGATCATGGTACCTGCCGACAG GTTGTGGGGTGCGCAGACGCAGAGATCGCTGCAGAACTTTGATATAGGCGGTGAGCGTGAGCAGATGCCGGAGCCGATCATTAGGGCGTTCGGTGTTCTCAAGAAGTGTGCTGCCAAG GTAAACATGGAGTATGGTCTTGATCCAACTGTTGGGAAAGCAATAATGCAGGCTGCCCAAGAAGTTGCTGAGGGGAAATTGAATGATCATTTCCCACTTGTCATTTGGCAAACTGGCAGTGGGACTCAGAGCAACATGAATGCCAATGAG GTTATTGCAAATAGAGCAGCTGAAATTCTTGGGCATAAACGAGGTGAAAAGTTTGTACATCCAAATGATCATGTCAATAGGTCTCAATCTTCAAATGATACATTTCCAACT GTTATGCACATAGCTGCAGCTGTGGAAATTAATTCCAGATTTATACCAAGCTTGAAACAGCTGCACAGTTCACTTCATACTAAG tctcttgaattcaaagatatTGTCAAGATTGGCCGAACGCATACTCAAGATGCCACTCCTCTAACTCTTGGCCAGGAGTTCAGTGGTTATACCACACAG GTAAAATATGGTATTGAGAGAATAATTGGGACTCTGCCTCGCATGTATCAG CTTGCCCAAGGTGGTACTGCTGTAGGCACCGGGTTGAACACCAAAAAAGG ATTTGATGTGAAAATTGCATCTGCAGTAGCTGAggaaaccaatctatcatttgtcaCTGCAGAGAACAAGTTTGAAGCATTG GCTGCGCATGATGCTTTTGTTGAGACGAGTGGAGCCTTAAATACAATTTCTGCTTCTCTTATGAAGATAGCAAATGACATACGACTTCTCGGAAG TGGTCCACGTTGCGGACTTGGCGAGCTTATCCTACCTGAAAATGAGCCTGGCAGCAGTATAATGCCT GGAAAGGTCAATCCTACTCAGTGTGAGGCTCTTACGATGGTTTGTGCTCAG GTGATGGGCAATCATGTTGCAATAACTGTTGGTGGATCAAATGGTCATTTTGAGCTCAATGTTTACAAGCCACTGATTGCTAGTGGTCTTCTTCGA TCTCTTAGACTACTTGGAGATGCATCTGCATCCTTTGAAAAGAATTGTGTGAGAGGAATTAAAGCAAACCACCAAAGAATTTCAAAATTGTTGCATGAG TCCCTGATGCTGGTCACATCTTTGAACCCT AAAATTGGTTATGATAACGCCGCAGCTGTTGCTAAGAAAGCTCACAAAGAAGGGACGACATTGAAG GATGCTGCATTGAACCTTAATGTGCTCACTGCTGAAGAATTTGATGAGCTTGTGGTACCAGAGAAAATGCTTGGACCCTCTGATTAG